The sequence below is a genomic window from Deltaproteobacteria bacterium.
CTGTTGCGCTGGTGCGGTCGCTGCCGCGATCACCGCTTCAAGGCGCCTTGGTGCAGATCACAGTGACCTTCTTGCCTATGCCACAAGCTACGATATTCGGCCTGACAGCAACTTCGTCGGCTATGCCGGGATCCTCTATTCCTCGGTAGAGTAAAGGGGAGATATCGCTTGCCATCGAGGCTGGATTTATAATGTTCCCGGGTATGACGCTGGTTCCCAGGGAGAACAGATACGGCACGGGCAGGGGAAGGGAGTTTTCGCGAAATGGATATCGGGAAAAACAGGATTAAATTTGATTTCTTGATACATGATTTAAAGGTCCCTTTAGCGGTCATTGAGGCAGGTATCCTTTCCCTGCTCCAGAAAAGAGAAAAATATGGTGCCTTGAGTGAAAAACAGGAAAGGGTGCTCAAGAGAGTATTGAGGAACGCTATCATTACCCGTAGACTCGTAAACGATGCCCTTGAGTTGGGGCGATCTGCAAAAGGGATCATTCATAAGACAGAATTCACCCTATCGAGCCTCCTGGAACAGACTCTCCTGGAAATATTCGATTTGACGGATCATGAAGCGGCCGAGCGCATTCGTGCCAGCAAGGATCTTGGAAAACTCCGGGATGCGATGAAAGACCAAGGGATCATCCTTGAGATTGAGGAGAGCCTCTGGCGGGAAAAGGTTTCATTGGATGAGAGTAAAGTCAAGCAGGTTTTACGCAACCTCC
It includes:
- a CDS encoding HAMP domain-containing histidine kinase; translation: MDIGKNRIKFDFLIHDLKVPLAVIEAGILSLLQKREKYGALSEKQERVLKRVLRNAIITRRLVNDALELGRSAKGIIHKTEFTLSSLLEQTLLEIFDLTDHEAAERIRASKDLGKLRDAMKDQGIILEIEESLWREKVSLDESKVKQVLRNLLNNALKYRKQLVELKISKGEGSLFISVSDDGEGIPLDYHQKIFECYFQMDMQKDHCVRGHGLGLAGVMVLVEDMGGELTLESDTGKGATFSVRIPI